In a genomic window of Muntiacus reevesi chromosome 1, mMunRee1.1, whole genome shotgun sequence:
- the PNPLA5 gene encoding patatin-like phospholipase domain-containing protein 5 yields the protein MSCFEKEGSWSLSFAGAGFLGLYHVGVVHCLRQRAPRLLRGASRFYGSSSGALVAVSVVSGLSVDFCCSRLMAMVKQVEQLSLGIFHPAFTPIETIRQELQDCLPADVHILASQRLGISLTHWPDGENVIVTDFTTRDEVIEALVCSLYFPFYCGTIPPMFRGKRYIDGALSNNLPFADSPSAITVSPFHGTVDICPQSSSASIHELNAFNASFQISTENFFLGITSLIPCSPEVVADSCRQGYLDALRFLERRGLTKEPVLWGLVSKEPPATADGAPGAAHDGGQEEGLSLSWAVPNVLVKDVPDFEQLSPELEAALKKACMRDPRAWASFCRSGPGRALTYLLLPCTLPFEYVYFRSRRLVAWLPDVPADLWWMQGLLRSLALEVYSRTKDQLLRLVGRIICVPIHPFVQPRNTCLVPAGRPEVTGHEWVSLPCQIPTSPPAILPDVPRACLLATSPLQPKATPPKDLAKEPRPTHQA from the exons ATGAGCTGCTTCGAGAAGGAGGGCAGCTGGAGCCTGTCCTTCGCGGGAGCGGGTTTCCTGGGCCTCTACCACGTGGGGGTGGTCCACTGCCTGAGGCAGCGCGCCCCGCGCCTCCTCCGCGGCGCCAGCCGCTTCTACGGCTCCTCGTCCGGGGCGCTCGTAGCCGTCAGCGTCGTCAGCGGCTTGTCTGTCG ACTTCTGCTGCTCCCGCCTTATGGCCATGGTCAAGCAagtggagcagctgagcctgggCATCTTCCACCCTGCCTTCACGCCCATTGAGACCATCAGGCAGGAACTGCAAGACTGTCTGCCCGCCGACGTTCACATCCTGGCCTCCCAGCGGCTGGGCATCTCACTGACCCACTGGCCCGACGGCGAGAACGTCATCGTCACCGACTTCACCACCCGCGATGAGGTCATCGAG GCCTTGGTCTGCTCCCTGTACTTCCCTTTCTACTGTGGGACGATTCCTCCCATGTTCAGAGGGAAG CGCTACATTGACGGCGCTCTAAGCAACAACCTGCCCTTCGCGGACTCGCCCTCCGCCATCACTGTGTCGCCCTTCCACGGGACGGTGGACATCTGTCCCCAGAGCAGCTCGGCTAGCATACACGAGCTGAATGCCTTCAACGCCAGCTTCCAGATCTCCACCGAGAACTTCTTCCTGGGCATCACCTCCCTCATCCCCTGCAGCCCCGAG GTAGTGGCCGACAGCTGCAGACAAGGCTACCTGGATGCCCTGAGGTTCCTGGAGAGACGCG GACTCACCAAGGAGCCAGTGCTGTGGGGCTTGGTGTCTAAGGAGCCCCCAGCCACAGCTGACGGGGCCCCAGGCGCTGCCCACGACGGAGGCCAGGAGGAGGGCCTGTCGCTCAGCTGGGCGGTGCCCAACGTGCTGGTCAAGGACGTGCCCGACTTTGAGCAGCTCTCCCCGGAGCTGGAGGCTG CACTGAAGAAAGCCTGCATGCGGGACCCCAGAGCCTGGGCCTCCTTCTGCCGCTCGGGGCCCGGGCGGGCGCTGACGTACCTGCTGCTGCCTTGCACGCTGCCCTTTGAGTACGTCTATTTCCGGAGCAGAAG GTTGGTGGCGTGGCTGCCGGATGTGCCGGCCGACTTGTGGTGGATGCAAGGCTTGCTGAGGAGCTTGGCCCTCGAGGTCTATTCCAGGACGAAGGACCAGCTCCTTAGGTTGGTCGG TCGCATCATCTGTGTCCCCATCCACCCATTCGTGCAGCCCCGGAACACGTGCTTGGTCCCTGCT GGACGGCCTGAGGTCACAGGGCATGAGTGGGTCTCTCTGCCCTGCCAGATCCCCACCAGTCCTCCTGCCATCCTTCCAGACGTCCCCCGGGCCTG CCTGCTTGCCACCAGCCCCCTCCAGCCTAAAGCCACTCCTCCCAAGGACCTGGCCAAGGAGCCCAGACCCACCCATCAGGCCTGA